A region of Candidatus Terasakiella magnetica DNA encodes the following proteins:
- a CDS encoding sensor histidine kinase, translating into MRRLNQRLNQLAENEKNKREETSRFLSMLGHELKTPLAVIRALLANKKITPAMIEMANKSISEIDDVVSTSQMAEKVESDTVQVNITQCDLNDMLESLTEKHHLQGSVKLSPHTSPTINSDLILLNIILSNLIENAAKYGAGDKPIEIELSDTEERDTVILSVANDVRNDNWPDPDRLFDKYHRDRYAHRVTGSGLGLYLVKGFSGLLGIDIEYQPTKTQAVFRLYIPKEFSAK; encoded by the coding sequence ATGAGACGCTTAAACCAACGTCTTAATCAACTGGCGGAAAATGAAAAAAACAAACGCGAAGAAACATCACGCTTTCTTTCCATGCTGGGACATGAGCTAAAAACACCTTTGGCTGTTATACGAGCACTCTTAGCCAATAAAAAAATAACGCCTGCCATGATTGAGATGGCGAATAAATCAATCAGCGAAATTGATGATGTAGTTTCAACAAGCCAAATGGCCGAAAAAGTTGAATCTGATACTGTTCAAGTTAATATTACACAATGTGATCTTAATGACATGCTGGAGAGTTTAACTGAAAAGCATCATCTCCAAGGGAGTGTAAAATTATCTCCCCACACATCACCTACAATTAACTCAGACCTGATACTTTTAAATATTATTTTGTCCAACTTGATCGAAAATGCAGCCAAATATGGGGCAGGGGACAAACCTATCGAAATTGAACTCTCTGATACTGAGGAACGAGATACAGTAATCTTATCAGTGGCAAATGATGTGCGAAATGATAATTGGCCTGACCCTGACAGGTTATTTGATAAGTATCATCGTGACCGCTATGCCCATCGTGTTACAGGCTCCGGTCTTGGATTGTATCTTGTGAAAGGGTTCTCCGGCTTGCTCGGGATTGATATAGAATACCAACCGACAAAGACACAAGCAGTCTTTCGCCTCTATATACCCAAAGAATTCAGTGCGAAATAA
- a CDS encoding transporter substrate-binding domain-containing protein produces the protein MKFQKFNHSLAAIIIVLAGLVFAPVTYASDGQKVVDSVASFTSRGIYNLDRDQLFAVLENFLSESPKIKGLVIEESIDKESLIQYYYQDNKPVYGEEIPEDIKLLPQFSAKSLYEGEHIGDITIYFKDGLPLTVKERAWLKEHPVIRLGVDRAWPPFDFIEDQQHQGLASEYLEALSKRLNIKFELVPDLSWSEVQEQANKRKLDIVSLSQETPERNKYLKYTKPVISTQWVVVTQSGHRDIQGLGDVSGERVGIVKGYAITEIIRKQYPDMNITEIPSTLEGLRMASTGQIDAVIDTLGVVGYLIAENSLVNLKIAGPTKLKSTPLGFGVRSDWGILVEIMEKALKNIPVEEVRKIRQKWMAVTHKSDKANASKNSTLNLLSEEERAFLAKHPKMRVMAGSWAPFHFIENGKPVGMALDHLTWMFDQIGIEPEFVPISWNDALDNIQKLQKVDILPTIGYSREREKYVLFTQDYFSYPMVVFARQNSPFAAMEELIGKTVAVERNFITHKLLEQDFPSIKLKVVETSKEALEAVSFGEADAYISNMAVGTYLIEQLGLSNMKVSGRTPYKHDLQHIGVRKDWPELVSILNKTLYAMPEQKKRELRKKWLGAGELSARSNVKRLKLSQEEQDWVNRNPVLRVHNEMGWAPFNFNNDGKPKGFSIDYMNLLTEKLGLNVEYISGPRWAEFLEMIQNKELDVMLNIVKTPERDQYIRFTEPYVDNPPMVVTQDGANIESFEDLSGRLVCVPEGFFYQEILERDYPHISLLLAQNQGQCLKLVSSGRADATLGGLAVQDNLIKKLFLTNLRIVASVNDPIFSNNLRIGVRDDWPMLHKLLQKAIDNVTEEEIAPIRARWIVKAPQAITNAENKTDTFTLVLTITSTAFGLIVLLWIIRFIIARAAKRDVSQIYESREVKGTGIVGVAVLLAVVILAAWITAERAEQQTRNSVGAQLQTVLKTTHQALRSWLDAETRYIERIANDPELLGHVKALLLVDPKASKLSRSEPLSSIRDWFVRHSKGREVQGFFIVSPDKLSIGSKRDTNLGTLNLISKYRDRRLELAFQGETQFIPPIASDVRIKGAAGLELTQEPTMFLAAPIIDENQKVIAVLTLRYDPVEDFTRIAQLGQSGVSGETYVFDKKAIMVTDSRYDFQLQKLGLLEAGTNAILNLRLGDPGGNLIEGAPVPENIAELPLTQMARSAIVGDTGVNVQGYSDYRGVQVLGAWLWDTKLDVGFATEVDEDEAMSTFWTLRITMALILGITVIVALTLTGLSVWIGQSANRSLRKARDNLEKEVEDRTRELNFQKFALDRHAIVSATDVDGNITYVNDFFCEITGYSREEMMGKNHRFLKSGHHDRSFYENMWNNIMSGEVWHGELCNRNRDGGAIWLAASIIPFMGEDGKPERFISIRTDITERKKAEQKIRDREGRMRAIIDNAVDGIVVINAIGTMQSFSPAAERIFGYSEEEVVGNNVKMLMPTYTAVHHDDFLSDYLNGHSRNVVGNNREVVGMRKDGSEFPMDLAVGESVIEGEHIFTGIIRDISSRKEAEEEIRNSRIQLQDILSNVLQAVVMFDENQELVAWNKHYPGTIGLDEELLVPGMKLFDIALILAVRGQYGENDKDPTVVAQERVDFLWSGENRLDVSYGDDQIYDAHSVRTPDGRLVITYTNITQRKKNEAIIEKSMKLIQESISYASRIQRSVLPTPKELNELFEDHFLIWEPKDIVGGDICLLRECAGGTLLTLVDCTGHGVPGAFMTMVVTGALDQALIELPDADPSILLTRMNQLVKTVLSQVDGQGNSDDGFECGMCLINTSMNVMLFAGARFELWACDQNGLEVTKGDKTGIGYRTTKFDQSFKLHTLELSHDKSYYMSSDGMIDQIGGERKRGFGKKRLKQAILDHIDLPMNDQQEQIYKIFHTYEAGQERRDDLSCIGFKAGLNQ, from the coding sequence ATGAAATTCCAAAAGTTCAATCACTCTCTTGCTGCGATTATTATCGTTCTTGCAGGCTTGGTGTTTGCCCCTGTTACTTACGCAAGTGATGGGCAAAAAGTTGTTGATAGCGTTGCCTCTTTCACTTCACGCGGTATCTACAATCTGGATCGTGACCAGCTTTTTGCGGTTTTGGAAAACTTTTTAAGTGAAAGCCCTAAAATTAAGGGGCTGGTGATTGAAGAAAGTATCGATAAAGAAAGCCTCATTCAATATTACTACCAAGACAACAAGCCCGTTTATGGTGAAGAAATACCCGAGGATATAAAGTTACTGCCCCAGTTTAGCGCCAAGTCCCTCTATGAAGGTGAACATATTGGCGATATTACCATCTATTTTAAAGACGGCCTGCCTTTAACTGTAAAAGAACGTGCATGGTTAAAAGAACATCCCGTTATTCGTCTTGGTGTAGACAGGGCTTGGCCACCATTTGACTTTATAGAAGATCAACAACATCAAGGCTTAGCCTCTGAATATCTTGAAGCCCTGTCCAAACGGCTGAACATAAAATTTGAACTGGTGCCTGATTTAAGCTGGTCTGAGGTTCAAGAACAGGCGAATAAGCGAAAACTTGATATCGTCTCTTTGTCGCAAGAAACGCCTGAGAGAAATAAATATCTGAAATATACCAAACCCGTCATCAGCACCCAGTGGGTTGTGGTCACCCAATCAGGTCACCGTGACATTCAAGGCCTTGGTGATGTTAGCGGTGAGCGGGTCGGCATTGTTAAAGGCTATGCCATTACGGAGATTATCCGCAAACAATATCCAGATATGAATATCACGGAAATTCCCAGTACTCTTGAAGGCCTTAGAATGGCCTCTACAGGACAGATTGATGCGGTCATCGATACGTTGGGGGTTGTGGGCTATTTAATTGCTGAAAACAGTCTGGTGAATTTGAAAATTGCCGGTCCAACGAAGTTAAAAAGTACCCCTTTAGGTTTTGGGGTTCGCTCTGATTGGGGCATTTTGGTCGAAATTATGGAAAAAGCACTGAAGAATATTCCAGTGGAAGAAGTCCGTAAAATTCGCCAAAAATGGATGGCTGTTACGCATAAGTCTGATAAGGCTAATGCCTCTAAAAACAGTACCCTGAACTTATTATCAGAGGAAGAACGCGCCTTTTTAGCCAAGCATCCAAAAATGCGGGTCATGGCGGGATCATGGGCCCCTTTCCATTTCATTGAGAATGGCAAGCCTGTCGGGATGGCACTTGATCATCTCACATGGATGTTTGACCAAATTGGTATCGAGCCTGAATTTGTCCCCATCAGTTGGAATGATGCGCTGGATAATATTCAAAAGCTTCAGAAAGTCGATATCCTGCCCACTATTGGCTACAGCCGGGAGCGGGAAAAATATGTTCTGTTTACGCAAGACTATTTTTCTTATCCCATGGTGGTTTTTGCCAGGCAGAATTCACCTTTTGCCGCTATGGAAGAATTGATCGGCAAGACGGTTGCGGTTGAACGCAACTTCATTACCCATAAGCTGCTTGAACAAGATTTTCCAAGCATCAAATTGAAGGTTGTTGAGACCTCTAAAGAAGCACTGGAAGCGGTCTCTTTTGGCGAGGCAGACGCTTATATCTCCAACATGGCTGTTGGGACATACTTAATTGAACAATTGGGTCTGTCTAACATGAAAGTGTCTGGGCGCACCCCTTATAAACATGACCTGCAACATATCGGGGTGCGAAAAGACTGGCCTGAACTGGTCTCCATCCTCAATAAGACCCTTTACGCCATGCCAGAACAGAAAAAACGTGAACTGCGCAAAAAGTGGCTGGGGGCTGGTGAGCTTTCGGCGCGCTCAAATGTAAAGCGTTTAAAACTGAGTCAGGAAGAACAAGATTGGGTGAACCGCAATCCAGTTTTAAGAGTTCATAATGAAATGGGCTGGGCCCCGTTTAATTTTAACAATGACGGTAAGCCCAAAGGTTTCTCAATCGATTACATGAATTTATTGACCGAGAAACTAGGCCTGAATGTTGAGTATATTTCCGGGCCGAGATGGGCAGAGTTTTTAGAGATGATCCAGAATAAAGAACTGGATGTCATGCTCAATATCGTAAAAACGCCTGAGCGTGATCAATATATTCGCTTTACGGAACCTTATGTGGACAACCCCCCGATGGTCGTCACCCAAGACGGCGCAAATATTGAATCATTTGAAGACCTTTCTGGCAGGCTTGTTTGTGTGCCTGAAGGCTTTTTCTATCAAGAAATTTTAGAACGCGATTATCCCCATATTTCACTTCTTCTGGCACAAAACCAAGGCCAATGCCTAAAGCTTGTTTCCTCTGGTCGTGCTGATGCCACATTGGGCGGGCTTGCGGTTCAGGATAATTTGATCAAAAAGCTCTTTCTCACCAACCTGAGAATTGTTGCCAGTGTGAATGATCCCATTTTCTCAAATAATTTACGCATTGGGGTGCGCGATGATTGGCCCATGCTTCATAAGCTTTTACAAAAAGCAATTGATAACGTCACGGAAGAAGAAATCGCCCCCATTCGCGCACGCTGGATTGTAAAAGCGCCACAAGCCATTACAAATGCAGAGAATAAAACCGATACTTTCACGCTGGTACTGACCATTACCAGCACGGCCTTTGGGCTGATCGTGTTGCTTTGGATCATTCGCTTTATCATTGCGCGCGCAGCAAAACGTGATGTCTCACAAATTTATGAATCACGCGAAGTTAAGGGAACGGGCATTGTCGGTGTGGCAGTGTTGTTGGCTGTCGTTATTCTTGCAGCGTGGATTACGGCTGAAAGGGCGGAGCAACAAACGCGCAATAGTGTGGGTGCCCAGCTTCAAACCGTCCTAAAAACCACTCATCAAGCATTACGTTCCTGGCTAGATGCTGAAACCCGCTATATTGAGCGTATCGCAAATGACCCTGAATTGCTTGGACATGTAAAAGCCCTTCTTCTTGTCGATCCAAAAGCAAGCAAGCTTTCAAGGAGCGAGCCGCTTAGTTCCATTCGAGATTGGTTTGTCCGTCACTCTAAAGGGCGCGAAGTTCAGGGCTTCTTTATTGTTTCACCAGATAAACTCAGCATTGGCTCCAAACGCGATACAAACCTTGGCACGCTAAATTTGATCAGCAAATATCGTGACCGCAGGCTGGAGCTGGCTTTTCAGGGTGAAACACAATTCATCCCGCCGATTGCCTCTGACGTACGTATCAAAGGTGCTGCTGGGCTTGAACTTACGCAAGAACCAACCATGTTTCTTGCCGCACCGATCATTGATGAAAACCAAAAAGTCATTGCGGTTCTGACTTTAAGGTATGATCCGGTAGAAGATTTCACCCGTATTGCACAGTTGGGACAAAGCGGTGTAAGTGGCGAAACATATGTCTTTGATAAAAAAGCCATTATGGTGACGGATAGTCGCTATGATTTTCAACTTCAAAAGCTGGGACTCTTAGAAGCGGGCACCAATGCTATTTTGAATTTGCGCCTTGGTGATCCCGGCGGCAATCTCATAGAAGGCGCACCCGTTCCTGAAAATATTGCAGAGCTCCCCTTAACCCAAATGGCACGTAGCGCAATTGTTGGTGATACAGGTGTCAATGTTCAGGGCTATAGTGATTATCGCGGTGTTCAGGTGCTGGGGGCTTGGCTTTGGGACACTAAACTTGATGTGGGTTTTGCAACTGAGGTTGATGAAGATGAAGCCATGTCCACCTTCTGGACATTGCGCATCACCATGGCCTTGATCCTTGGTATTACGGTGATCGTTGCCTTGACCCTGACGGGCCTGTCGGTTTGGATTGGACAAAGTGCGAACCGTTCTTTGCGCAAAGCACGCGATAACCTTGAAAAAGAAGTTGAAGATCGCACCCGTGAGCTGAACTTCCAGAAATTTGCACTGGACCGCCACGCCATTGTGAGCGCCACCGATGTGGATGGAAACATCACTTATGTAAATGACTTCTTCTGTGAGATTACGGGCTATAGCCGTGAAGAGATGATGGGTAAAAACCACCGTTTCTTAAAATCGGGTCACCATGACCGTAGCTTCTACGAAAATATGTGGAACAACATTATGTCGGGTGAGGTTTGGCACGGTGAACTCTGCAACCGCAATAGAGACGGCGGCGCCATCTGGCTGGCGGCATCTATCATTCCGTTTATGGGTGAAGACGGCAAGCCAGAGCGCTTTATCTCCATTCGCACGGATATTACTGAGCGTAAAAAAGCGGAACAGAAAATTCGTGACCGCGAAGGCCGTATGCGCGCGATTATCGACAATGCGGTTGATGGCATTGTCGTGATTAATGCAATAGGTACCATGCAGAGCTTCAGTCCGGCTGCGGAGCGGATCTTTGGGTATAGTGAAGAAGAAGTTGTGGGCAATAATGTCAAAATGCTCATGCCGACCTACACGGCTGTCCATCATGATGATTTTCTTTCAGATTACCTAAATGGGCACAGCCGAAATGTTGTGGGCAACAACCGCGAAGTCGTGGGTATGAGAAAAGATGGCAGCGAGTTTCCAATGGATTTAGCCGTTGGTGAGTCTGTTATTGAAGGGGAACATATTTTCACCGGGATTATCCGCGATATTTCCAGCCGTAAAGAAGCCGAAGAAGAAATCCGCAACAGCAGAATTCAGCTTCAGGATATTCTCTCAAACGTCCTTCAGGCTGTGGTTATGTTTGATGAAAACCAAGAGCTTGTTGCCTGGAATAAACATTACCCGGGCACCATTGGGCTTGATGAAGAGCTTTTAGTCCCCGGCATGAAACTCTTTGATATTGCACTTATTTTGGCAGTGCGTGGGCAGTATGGAGAAAATGATAAAGACCCAACGGTAGTGGCACAGGAGCGTGTTGACTTCCTCTGGTCCGGAGAAAACCGTCTGGATGTCTCTTATGGAGATGACCAGATTTATGATGCCCATAGTGTACGCACGCCAGATGGTCGTTTGGTTATTACCTACACGAATATTACCCAGCGCAAAAAGAACGAAGCCATCATCGAAAAATCGATGAAGCTGATCCAAGAAAGTATTTCTTATGCCAGTCGCATTCAACGCTCTGTTCTGCCAACACCAAAAGAGCTGAATGAACTGTTTGAAGATCATTTCCTCATTTGGGAACCCAAAGACATTGTGGGCGGCGATATTTGTTTGCTGCGTGAATGTGCAGGTGGCACATTATTAACCTTGGTTGATTGTACCGGCCATGGTGTGCCCGGTGCCTTTATGACCATGGTTGTCACAGGTGCATTAGATCAGGCCTTAATTGAGCTGCCTGATGCAGACCCATCCATTTTGTTAACCCGCATGAACCAGTTGGTGAAAACAGTCCTTAGCCAAGTGGATGGACAAGGTAATTCAGATGATGGATTTGAATGCGGCATGTGTTTGATCAACACCAGCATGAATGTCATGCTGTTTGCCGGTGCACGTTTTGAGCTTTGGGCTTGTGATCAAAATGGGCTGGAGGTCACTAAAGGTGATAAGACTGGCATTGGGTATCGCACAACGAAATTTGATCAATCCTTCAAGCTGCACACACTTGAGCTTTCCCATGATAAATCTTACTACATGAGCTCTGATGGTATGATTGATCAAATCGGTGGTGAGCGCAAACGCGGCTTTGGTAAAAAACGCTTAAAACAAGCAATCCTTGATCACATTGATTTACCTATGAACGATCAGCAAGAACAGATTTATAAAATTTTCCACACCTATGAAGCAGGCCAAGAACGCCGAGATGACCTTTCTTGTATTGGCTTTAAAGCTGGACTTAATCAGTAA
- a CDS encoding substrate-binding periplasmic protein, protein MKKYLSLLAFILFSFNAQANSSLMIMTEEFAPYQFYEENDGTRQFKGISLEVVQALQKEVGNQDPIKVLPWNRALKLLAKKKNALLFSTARTPERENKYKWVGPLASLEMVFFKRSDSDISLNSLDEARTLNKIGVTKNVATHEILRNMGFTNLDVMESGADEKNLKRLIKKRVDVWPTVYYAGTYSAKKMGVLEKIQAIPNVKIMSGHLYIAFNKAVDDKIIHQWQLALDSLRTKGVIDQIVMKYEK, encoded by the coding sequence ATGAAAAAGTATCTCTCCCTTCTCGCTTTTATACTTTTTTCGTTTAATGCTCAGGCAAATTCGTCCTTGATGATTATGACGGAAGAATTTGCACCTTATCAGTTCTATGAAGAAAATGATGGCACCCGACAATTTAAAGGTATTTCCCTTGAGGTTGTTCAGGCCTTGCAAAAAGAAGTGGGCAATCAAGACCCGATCAAGGTTCTCCCGTGGAACCGTGCTTTAAAACTATTGGCAAAAAAGAAAAACGCGTTGCTCTTTTCCACAGCGCGTACACCGGAGCGAGAAAATAAATATAAATGGGTTGGGCCCCTTGCCTCGCTAGAAATGGTGTTTTTCAAACGAAGCGATAGTGATATCAGCCTTAACTCATTAGATGAGGCAAGAACACTCAATAAAATAGGTGTCACAAAAAATGTCGCCACCCATGAAATCCTCCGCAATATGGGTTTTACTAATCTAGATGTCATGGAAAGTGGCGCTGATGAGAAAAACCTTAAGCGCCTGATTAAGAAAAGAGTCGATGTTTGGCCAACGGTTTATTACGCAGGCACCTATAGCGCCAAGAAAATGGGTGTGCTTGAGAAAATTCAAGCCATTCCGAATGTTAAGATCATGTCCGGCCATCTTTATATCGCCTTTAATAAAGCTGTTGATGACAAAATTATTCATCAATGGCAGCTCGCTTTGGATAGCTTACGTACCAAAGGGGTTATTGACCAGATCGTAATGAAATATGAAAAATAA
- a CDS encoding tetratricopeptide repeat protein translates to MNRAKRRSQHKAGAKPAGQNTITGPKAMQIQQTLNLAVQHHTAGRLSQAKGLYEQVLSLQSDQPNALHLLGVVAHQMGKNDIALNLISQALKIMPRFAEAYNDLGVVFQSLGDYRKAEEAQRKAIKLKPEYPDAHNSLAVSLKEQGKLKQAVTSFKKAISLNANFVNAMGNLAMAYQGLGEFDKAIKQINNGLSIAPSDPVLYVILGSIYQSTQKPDLAATNYEKAISLNPNFAWAYNNLGNTLLEIGDFDAAVQKLQKAVELAANNPLYLTNLGVAVKEKGRFEEAEKYYRQALTVSPNYGAAYNNLGNLYKEQGLQDEAISFYKKSLEINPKDLIVLNNLGNSYQKQGSSLQAVEAYSRALSIKPTYSDALVSKVYEQAKMCDWSEYDRNKKLILSLGQKDSVVPPFSLLCEEDNPERQFMRAQNYASMKFPVSQRDKKETTQDKASKIKIGYFSTDFRNHPVMHLMAGVYEKHNKDLFEIYAFSLVADKNDEYTEKAKAAVDQFIEIAEKTDTEVADLCHELGLHIAIDLNGYTEGSRPTLFAQRIAPVQINFLGYPCTTGTDFMDYIIADATVIPEETAQYYSEKVIYLPNSFQPNDDQREISDKKMSRSDFGLPEEAFVFCCFNNNYKIKREEFEIWMRLLNKVEGSVLWLSRATEQVKTNLRKEAEIRGVKPTRLIFAERVESLADHLARQRLGDLFLDTFNYNAHTTASDALWSGLPLLTKEGKQYTARVASSILKSLDLPELITYSTSEYEKTALELAKNPKNLQKLRRKIRGNIKTSSLFDTERYTCHLEKAFEQAYSRFLNNESPASFSVKG, encoded by the coding sequence ATGAATAGAGCTAAGCGCCGTAGCCAGCATAAAGCTGGGGCCAAACCAGCCGGACAAAACACAATTACCGGTCCTAAGGCTATGCAAATTCAACAGACCCTGAATTTAGCTGTTCAACATCATACTGCAGGTCGACTGTCTCAAGCTAAAGGCCTTTATGAACAAGTTCTATCGCTTCAGTCGGATCAACCTAATGCTCTTCACCTTTTAGGTGTTGTGGCCCATCAAATGGGAAAAAATGACATTGCTCTTAATCTGATTTCTCAAGCTTTGAAAATTATGCCGCGTTTTGCGGAGGCGTATAACGATCTTGGGGTTGTTTTTCAATCCTTGGGCGACTACCGAAAGGCAGAAGAGGCACAACGAAAAGCAATTAAACTCAAGCCTGAATATCCTGATGCGCACAATAGCCTTGCCGTTTCATTGAAAGAACAAGGTAAGCTCAAACAAGCAGTTACTTCATTTAAGAAAGCAATCTCTTTAAATGCCAACTTTGTAAATGCAATGGGCAATCTTGCAATGGCATATCAGGGGCTTGGAGAATTTGATAAAGCAATTAAACAAATCAATAATGGACTTTCCATTGCACCAAGCGACCCTGTTTTGTACGTAATATTGGGAAGCATTTACCAGTCAACGCAGAAGCCTGACCTAGCTGCTACAAACTATGAAAAAGCTATTTCATTAAACCCGAATTTTGCCTGGGCTTATAATAACCTTGGCAATACCCTATTGGAAATTGGGGATTTTGATGCAGCTGTTCAAAAATTACAAAAAGCCGTTGAACTTGCCGCAAACAATCCGCTTTACCTGACTAATCTTGGTGTTGCAGTTAAGGAAAAAGGTCGATTTGAGGAAGCTGAGAAGTATTATCGCCAGGCTTTAACTGTGAGCCCTAATTATGGCGCAGCATACAATAACCTTGGTAACCTTTATAAAGAACAAGGTCTGCAAGATGAGGCCATTAGTTTTTATAAAAAATCATTGGAAATTAATCCCAAAGACCTGATTGTACTGAATAACCTAGGTAACAGTTATCAAAAACAAGGTTCATCGCTGCAAGCTGTTGAAGCATATTCACGGGCTCTCTCAATTAAACCGACTTATTCTGATGCTCTGGTCTCTAAAGTCTATGAACAAGCTAAAATGTGTGATTGGAGCGAATATGACAGAAATAAAAAACTTATTTTAAGTTTAGGTCAAAAAGACAGCGTTGTTCCACCTTTCTCTCTTCTTTGTGAAGAAGACAACCCTGAGCGACAGTTTATGCGTGCGCAGAATTATGCTTCTATGAAGTTCCCGGTTTCTCAGAGAGACAAAAAGGAGACAACTCAGGACAAGGCATCAAAAATCAAAATTGGTTATTTTTCTACAGATTTCCGCAATCACCCAGTCATGCACCTTATGGCTGGTGTTTATGAAAAACACAATAAAGACTTGTTTGAAATATATGCCTTTTCTCTTGTGGCAGATAAAAATGATGAATACACAGAGAAAGCCAAAGCAGCAGTGGATCAATTTATTGAGATTGCTGAAAAAACAGATACTGAAGTAGCTGATTTATGCCATGAGTTAGGCTTACATATTGCGATTGATTTGAACGGATATACAGAAGGGAGCCGACCAACCCTTTTTGCACAACGCATCGCACCTGTACAAATCAACTTTCTTGGCTATCCCTGTACAACCGGTACAGACTTTATGGATTACATTATTGCAGATGCAACGGTTATTCCAGAAGAGACTGCACAATATTATTCTGAAAAGGTTATTTATCTACCCAATAGCTTTCAACCGAATGATGATCAGAGGGAAATCTCCGATAAAAAGATGTCACGATCTGATTTTGGACTACCGGAAGAGGCATTTGTCTTCTGTTGTTTCAACAATAACTATAAGATTAAGAGAGAAGAGTTTGAAATCTGGATGCGTCTACTTAATAAAGTTGAAGGCAGCGTTCTCTGGCTTTCACGAGCGACTGAACAAGTTAAGACCAACTTGAGAAAAGAAGCTGAAATAAGAGGTGTCAAACCAACACGATTAATTTTTGCTGAACGTGTTGAAAGTTTGGCTGATCATTTGGCACGCCAAAGGCTTGGGGACTTGTTTTTGGACACATTTAACTATAACGCTCATACAACCGCTAGCGATGCCCTATGGTCAGGCCTACCGCTTCTTACAAAAGAAGGTAAGCAATATACTGCACGGGTGGCAAGCAGCATATTAAAAAGCTTGGATTTACCAGAACTCATCACTTATTCAACTTCAGAATATGAAAAAACAGCATTAGAGCTAGCCAAAAATCCAAAGAATCTTCAGAAATTGAGAAGAAAAATCAGAGGAAATATTAAAACATCTTCTCTTTTCGATACTGAACGTTACACATGCCATCTAGAGAAAGCATTTGAGCAGGCATATTCAAGGTTTTTAAATAATGAATCTCCAGCTTCATTTAGTGTTAAGGGCTGA
- a CDS encoding c-type cytochrome domain-containing protein, which yields MRFILSAAAALTFATTAMAGNIPTNPSFSKDVMPILEKNCARCHTGDGEGKMASGFSMENYEDILKGTKHGAVIVKGDASLSNLVRMIEGQTDAALKMPHNTRRLEKDDRNVIRRWINQGAKNN from the coding sequence ATGCGTTTTATCTTGTCGGCAGCAGCAGCCTTAACATTTGCCACAACCGCAATGGCAGGCAATATCCCGACTAACCCTAGTTTTTCTAAAGATGTTATGCCTATTTTAGAGAAAAACTGTGCACGTTGTCACACTGGTGACGGCGAAGGTAAAATGGCATCAGGCTTCTCTATGGAAAACTATGAAGATATCCTTAAAGGCACAAAGCATGGTGCGGTTATTGTTAAGGGTGATGCTTCTTTGAGTAACCTTGTGCGTATGATCGAAGGTCAGACTGACGCAGCGTTGAAAATGCCACATAACACACGTCGTCTTGAAAAAGATGATCGCAATGTGATCCGTCGCTGGATCAACCAAGGTGCAAAAAATAACTAA
- a CDS encoding c-type cytochrome has protein sequence MKKIILAACVCATAFIGVAYEAFAAENNPAIVHRQSTYKVVGGHMGSLKSILFLGGKGDTVYHAESIKAAWDHMGKAYPKGSDVGETRAKPEIWTNMDAYMEKGKAAYGATLSLVEAAKSGDQAAQVEAFKTLGGACKACHKEFRKK, from the coding sequence ATGAAAAAAATCATTCTCGCAGCTTGCGTATGTGCCACAGCCTTTATCGGCGTTGCTTATGAAGCTTTCGCTGCAGAAAACAATCCGGCTATTGTTCACCGTCAAAGCACCTATAAGGTTGTTGGTGGTCACATGGGCTCTTTAAAATCGATCCTGTTCCTCGGCGGAAAAGGCGATACGGTTTATCATGCAGAATCAATCAAAGCCGCATGGGACCATATGGGCAAAGCTTATCCAAAAGGCTCTGATGTTGGCGAAACACGTGCCAAACCAGAAATCTGGACAAATATGGATGCCTATATGGAAAAAGGCAAAGCCGCTTATGGCGCCACATTAAGCTTAGTTGAAGCTGCAAAAAGTGGCGATCAAGCTGCACAAGTGGAGGCCTTTAAAACACTGGGCGGCGCTTGTAAGGCCTGCCATAAAGAATTCCGCAAAAAATAA